Proteins from a single region of Fusobacterium gonidiaformans ATCC 25563:
- the accC gene encoding acetyl-CoA carboxylase biotin carboxylase subunit → MFQKILVANRGEIAVRIIRAAKELNIKTVAVYSEADRDSLHVRLADEAVCIGGNTSADSYLKIPNIMAAAEATGADAIHPGYGFLSENAKFAEICMSHEITFIGPRIDCIQNMGDKATARATAIANEVPVSRGTGIVQDVEEAVKRVEEEIQYPVMIKATAGGGGKGMRIAFSEEELRENMVAAQQEALAAFGNGDVYIEKYIEEPRHVEVQVLGDNYGNVIHLSTRDCSIQRRHQKMIEEAPAFSVPFKIQNEMGEAAVRLAKAIQYNSAGTLEFLVDKNNQYYFMEMNTRVQVEHTVTELVTGIDIIQLQIRVAAGEKLNIKQQDVAVFGHAIECRINAENPKDFLPSPGIIQQYIAPGGNGIRVDSHSYTGYEISPYYDSMIGKLIAFGVNREEAIAKMKRALSEYIIEGVETTIPFYLEVLNNENYQKGNVTTAFIEENFSGK, encoded by the coding sequence ATGTTTCAAAAAATATTAGTGGCAAATCGTGGTGAAATTGCGGTAAGGATCATTCGAGCTGCCAAAGAATTAAATATAAAGACAGTTGCAGTGTATTCGGAAGCTGATCGAGATAGTTTACATGTGAGACTGGCAGATGAAGCAGTTTGTATCGGAGGAAATACAAGTGCGGATTCTTATTTGAAAATTCCAAATATTATGGCAGCAGCAGAAGCAACCGGAGCTGATGCAATTCATCCGGGATATGGATTTTTATCAGAAAATGCTAAATTTGCAGAAATTTGTATGAGCCATGAGATTACTTTTATCGGACCAAGAATTGATTGTATTCAAAATATGGGAGATAAAGCAACTGCAAGAGCCACTGCGATTGCAAATGAAGTTCCTGTGTCAAGAGGAACAGGAATTGTACAAGATGTAGAAGAAGCTGTGAAAAGAGTGGAAGAAGAAATTCAATATCCTGTGATGATCAAAGCGACTGCAGGTGGAGGCGGAAAAGGAATGAGAATTGCTTTTTCCGAAGAAGAACTTCGAGAAAATATGGTAGCAGCTCAACAAGAAGCCTTGGCTGCTTTTGGAAATGGAGATGTCTATATTGAAAAATATATTGAAGAACCTAGACATGTAGAAGTACAAGTATTAGGAGATAACTATGGAAATGTGATTCACTTAAGTACAAGAGATTGTTCCATTCAAAGACGTCATCAAAAAATGATTGAGGAAGCTCCTGCTTTTTCTGTTCCTTTTAAAATTCAAAATGAAATGGGAGAGGCGGCGGTTCGATTAGCCAAAGCAATTCAATATAATTCTGCAGGAACTTTGGAATTTCTAGTAGACAAGAATAATCAATACTATTTTATGGAAATGAATACCAGGGTACAAGTAGAACATACCGTAACAGAGTTGGTTACCGGGATTGACATTATTCAGTTACAAATTCGAGTTGCAGCAGGAGAAAAATTAAATATTAAGCAACAAGATGTGGCTGTGTTTGGACATGCCATTGAATGTCGAATCAATGCAGAAAACCCAAAAGATTTTTTACCGAGTCCAGGTATAATACAACAATATATTGCTCCCGGAGGAAATGGAATTCGAGTGGATTCTCACAGCTATACCGGCTATGAGATTAGTCCTTACTACGACTCCATGATTGGAAAGCTAATTGCCTTTGGTGTGAATCGAGAAGAAGCCATTGCTAAGATGAAGAGAGCTTTATCAGAATATATCATAGAGGGTGTGGAAACAACAATTCCATTTTATTTAGAGGTTCTCAATAATGAAAATTATCAAAAAGGAAATGTAACAACAGCTTTTATTGAAGAAAATTTTTCAGGAAAATAA
- a CDS encoding Asp23/Gls24 family envelope stress response protein — MSELGNIRIADEVIKTIAAKAASEVEGVYKLAGGVVDEVSKMLGKKRLTNGVKVEVGEKECSIEVYIVVEYGYKIPVVAQAVQEAVLKTVSDLSGLKVVEVNVYVQNVMDREEPILEEDL; from the coding sequence ATGAGCGAATTAGGAAATATCAGAATAGCAGACGAGGTTATAAAAACGATTGCAGCGAAAGCCGCTTCTGAAGTAGAAGGTGTTTATAAGCTTGCCGGTGGAGTTGTAGATGAAGTTAGCAAAATGCTTGGAAAGAAACGATTAACTAACGGTGTCAAAGTAGAAGTTGGAGAAAAAGAATGCAGCATTGAAGTGTATATTGTAGTAGAATACGGATACAAGATTCCGGTAGTTGCACAAGCAGTACAAGAAGCTGTATTGAAAACGGTTTCTGATTTAAGTGGTTTGAAAGTGGTAGAAGTGAATGTCTATGTACAAAATGTTATGGACAGAGAAGAACCAATTTTAGAAGAAGACTTATAA
- a CDS encoding biotin/lipoyl-containing protein codes for MKLDHHNIQEMMKIVNQYQLEELSYEGEQGKITLKASSNPRIIRKESVEKKEVKKVENSKFIISEAIGKYFFLRENGKAYIEVGQELKVGDTIGYVTSIGISTPLISKFSGVIEEILVKNGDVIDYGKKLIKIQE; via the coding sequence ATGAAATTAGACCATCATAACATTCAAGAGATGATGAAAATAGTCAACCAATATCAGTTGGAAGAATTATCTTATGAGGGAGAGCAAGGAAAAATTACCTTAAAAGCTTCTTCTAATCCTAGAATCATTCGAAAGGAAAGTGTAGAAAAGAAAGAAGTAAAAAAAGTAGAGAATAGCAAGTTCATAATTTCTGAGGCAATTGGAAAGTATTTTTTCTTACGGGAAAATGGAAAAGCCTATATAGAAGTCGGACAAGAACTGAAGGTAGGAGATACCATCGGTTACGTTACGAGTATTGGAATTTCAACTCCGTTGATTTCAAAATTTTCTGGAGTTATAGAAGAGATTTTAGTAAAAAATGGAGATGTGATTGATTACGGAAAGAAACTAATTAAGATACAAGAATAG
- a CDS encoding DNA polymerase III subunit alpha yields MGDFVHLHLHTEYSLLDGVGKIEDYMKRAKSLRMKAIAITDHGNMFGALEFYQKAQKYGLKPIIGVEIYLSEYPLAEKKGRNFHLILLAENYEGYQNLMKLSSLAYLEGFYYKPRLDKELLKKYSKGIIALSACMNGEIASYILEGAEESKIEATILEYQDIFGKENFYLEVQAHEEIEQQQVNEALYAFGKKMKIPLVATNDTHYVNKGEHILQDVIICIQTGSHLSDEKRMRIEMQDLYLKSYEEMYAVLGEQYQEALQNSVEIAKRCQLWIPMHEFQFPDYNLPEGISSLEEYLKKLTYEGLGKRYPQGLDERIVERVEYELSIINKMGYAGYFVVVWDFISFARSRKIPIGPGRGSAAGSLVAYALEITQLDPLEYRLIFERFLNPERISMPDIDIDICQERRQEIIDYVVQKYGQDKVAQIATFGTLKARAAIRDVGRVMDVELSKIDKAAKCIPMFASLREVLEENIELKTMYQQDVELKNVINTAMRIENKVRHISTHAAGVLITKKSLTESVPLYADSKNGIVSTQYQMKELEELGLLKIDFLGLRTLTILQRTQDYIEENTGKKIELSEIPLQDKTVYEMLSKGDSFGVFQMESRGLRSILKRLQPNSFGDIVALLSLYRPGPLGSGMVDDFIDRKHGKKAIEYPHPSLEEVLKETYGVILYQEQVMKIANIMADYSLGEADLLRRAMGKKNVEIMHENRSKFIERSIKKGYSREKAEEIFDLIDKFAGYGFNKSHSAAYALIAYWTAYCKVHYPKYFYAALLSSEISDIDKISFYFADAKAHGVEIETPDVQFPSSRFVVKGDKILFALSAIKNVGTGISEKIKEEREKKGEFRSYEDFVERMKKEGLNKKGLEAFIYAGALDSLSGNRHEKIESLDKVLDYVQRKAKADDIQQMNLFGDSKKNLVQFSLSRIEEYPMEVLLEKEKEFLGFYVSANPLDRYESLYQSFDFDEFNIIKEENMEREVWLYGIIQNLKKTRTKKGDAMAFADLENYQGQIPMVIFPKVYQENGFLLVDKSIVFVKGKVQIDYFRGEEIKKVIVQKLFSFEHFLSQSSLRVYLHIVEQEMDVYPKLKESLLQYRGGETELYFALQGKEGKKLRKSSFSIHLTLSFLEEVSRIIGKNRIKIKWKESEHR; encoded by the coding sequence ATGGGAGACTTCGTTCATTTACATTTACATACAGAATATAGTTTGTTAGATGGTGTTGGAAAAATCGAAGATTATATGAAACGAGCAAAGTCTTTGCGAATGAAAGCGATTGCCATCACAGATCATGGAAATATGTTTGGAGCTTTGGAGTTTTACCAAAAGGCACAAAAATATGGATTGAAACCAATCATTGGAGTGGAGATTTATCTCAGTGAATATCCTTTAGCAGAAAAAAAAGGAAGAAATTTCCATTTGATTTTGTTAGCAGAAAATTATGAGGGCTATCAAAACTTAATGAAACTTTCCTCCTTGGCGTATTTAGAAGGTTTTTATTATAAGCCACGACTGGATAAGGAGCTTCTAAAAAAATATTCGAAAGGAATCATTGCTCTATCTGCTTGTATGAATGGAGAAATTGCTTCCTATATTTTGGAAGGAGCAGAAGAAAGTAAAATAGAGGCTACTATTTTAGAGTATCAAGACATCTTTGGAAAAGAAAATTTTTATTTAGAAGTACAGGCACATGAAGAAATAGAACAACAACAGGTCAATGAGGCCTTGTATGCTTTTGGAAAGAAAATGAAGATTCCTTTAGTTGCAACCAATGATACTCATTATGTGAATAAAGGCGAGCATATATTACAAGATGTCATTATTTGTATTCAAACCGGATCTCATCTTTCCGATGAAAAAAGAATGCGTATCGAAATGCAAGATTTGTATTTGAAAAGTTACGAGGAGATGTATGCAGTTCTAGGAGAACAATATCAAGAAGCTCTTCAAAACTCGGTAGAAATTGCAAAACGTTGTCAACTTTGGATTCCTATGCACGAATTTCAATTTCCGGACTATAATTTACCAGAAGGAATTTCCAGTTTGGAAGAATATTTAAAGAAATTAACTTATGAAGGATTGGGGAAACGATATCCCCAAGGTTTAGATGAAAGAATTGTTGAAAGAGTGGAGTATGAGTTATCCATTATCAATAAAATGGGCTATGCAGGATATTTTGTCGTTGTTTGGGACTTTATTTCTTTTGCGAGAAGTCGAAAAATTCCAATTGGACCGGGGAGAGGTTCTGCTGCAGGAAGTTTGGTTGCCTATGCTTTGGAGATTACACAATTAGATCCTTTGGAATATCGTTTGATTTTTGAGCGTTTTTTAAATCCGGAAAGAATTTCAATGCCCGATATTGATATTGATATTTGTCAAGAAAGAAGACAGGAAATTATTGATTATGTAGTTCAAAAGTATGGACAAGATAAGGTAGCACAAATTGCTACTTTTGGAACTTTAAAAGCAAGAGCTGCCATTCGAGATGTTGGAAGAGTCATGGACGTAGAACTTTCCAAAATTGATAAGGCGGCAAAATGTATTCCCATGTTTGCTTCATTACGAGAAGTCTTGGAAGAAAATATCGAATTAAAAACGATGTACCAGCAAGATGTCGAATTAAAAAATGTCATCAATACAGCGATGAGAATTGAAAATAAAGTGAGACATATTTCAACACATGCTGCCGGAGTCTTAATTACTAAAAAATCTTTGACAGAAAGTGTTCCTTTGTATGCGGATTCTAAAAATGGAATTGTATCGACTCAATATCAAATGAAAGAGCTAGAGGAATTGGGATTATTAAAAATTGACTTTTTAGGACTAAGAACTCTAACCATTTTACAAAGAACACAGGACTATATTGAGGAGAATACCGGAAAAAAAATAGAATTATCGGAGATTCCTCTACAAGATAAAACGGTGTATGAGATGCTTTCCAAAGGAGATAGTTTTGGAGTCTTTCAAATGGAATCAAGAGGACTTCGCAGTATTTTAAAACGTTTACAACCGAATTCTTTTGGAGATATTGTAGCCCTTCTTTCTTTGTACCGTCCGGGTCCTTTGGGTTCCGGTATGGTGGATGATTTTATTGATAGAAAGCATGGAAAAAAAGCTATTGAATATCCACATCCAAGTTTAGAAGAAGTATTAAAGGAAACCTATGGAGTCATTCTCTATCAAGAGCAGGTTATGAAAATTGCGAATATCATGGCAGATTATAGTTTAGGAGAAGCGGATTTATTACGTCGAGCCATGGGAAAGAAAAATGTAGAAATCATGCATGAGAATCGTTCTAAATTCATTGAAAGATCTATCAAAAAAGGCTATTCTCGAGAAAAAGCAGAGGAAATTTTTGATTTGATTGATAAATTTGCAGGCTATGGATTTAATAAGTCTCACTCGGCTGCCTATGCTCTCATTGCTTATTGGACAGCATATTGTAAAGTACACTATCCGAAATATTTTTATGCCGCTTTGCTTAGCTCGGAAATTTCAGACATTGATAAAATTTCTTTTTATTTTGCAGATGCGAAAGCACATGGGGTGGAAATTGAAACTCCTGATGTACAATTTCCTTCCTCTCGTTTTGTCGTAAAAGGAGATAAAATTCTATTTGCTCTTTCTGCTATTAAAAATGTTGGTACAGGAATTTCAGAAAAGATTAAGGAAGAGAGAGAAAAAAAAGGAGAATTTCGCTCCTATGAAGATTTTGTCGAGAGAATGAAAAAAGAGGGATTGAATAAAAAAGGATTGGAAGCCTTTATTTATGCAGGTGCTTTAGATTCTTTATCAGGAAATCGACATGAAAAAATCGAGAGTTTGGATAAAGTATTGGATTATGTACAAAGAAAGGCAAAAGCAGATGATATTCAACAGATGAATTTATTTGGCGACTCTAAGAAGAATTTAGTACAGTTTTCTCTTTCTCGTATAGAAGAATATCCTATGGAAGTTCTTCTAGAAAAAGAAAAAGAATTTTTAGGTTTTTATGTGAGTGCGAATCCTCTGGATCGATATGAAAGTCTATACCAAAGTTTTGATTTTGATGAATTCAATATTATCAAGGAAGAAAATATGGAGAGGGAAGTTTGGCTCTATGGTATTATTCAAAACTTAAAGAAAACGAGAACAAAAAAGGGAGATGCCATGGCCTTTGCAGACTTAGAAAATTATCAAGGTCAAATTCCTATGGTCATTTTTCCAAAAGTATACCAAGAAAATGGCTTTCTTCTAGTTGATAAAAGTATTGTGTTTGTAAAGGGAAAAGTGCAAATAGATTATTTTCGAGGAGAAGAAATCAAGAAAGTAATTGTACAAAAATTATTTTCTTTTGAACATTTTTTATCTCAAAGCAGTCTAAGAGTATATCTACATATCGTGGAGCAAGAAATGGATGTCTATCCTAAGTTAAAGGAAAGCTTATTGCAGTATCGAGGCGGAGAGACAGAACTTTATTTCGCTCTTCAAGGAAAAGAGGGAAAAAAGTTAAGAAAAAGTTCTTTTTCCATTCATTTAACACTTTCTTTTTTAGAGGAAGTGAGTCGAATTATAGGAAAAAATAGAATAAAAATAAAATGGAAAGAATCAGAGCACAGATGA
- a CDS encoding YifB family Mg chelatase-like AAA ATPase produces MNFCIYSSAYLGVTPYVIEVEVDISAGLPTFSIVGLGDTAILESRYRVKTALKNSGYLLSPKRIVINLSPAGLRKEGAQYDFPLAVTLMYLSGYLKDPYQKLKKYLWLGELSLNGKLKSVKGLINTAILAKEKGFQGIIIPKDNLEEASLIEGIQVIALSSLKEVQEFLLDEEERDDRLSISEEEFIFPYDFSEVKGQSHAKRALEISAAGGHNILMIGSPGSGKSMLAKRLPGILPPMSLEERIEATKLYSISGELDGKKLSLQERPFRAPHHTTTEIAMIGGGKKMMPGEISLASGGILLLDEMNEFKKSVLEALRQPLEDRVVRITRALYRLEYQADTILVGTSNPCPCGYAFENNCRCTASEKYHYQKKLSGPILDRIDLYVEMRRLTEEELLADREEESSKEIKKRVILARKIQEERYGNTFHTNAKMTQEERKQYCSLSEEDKEFFKVAFAKLEISARGFTKLLSVARTIADLAGREKIEREDLLEALSYRRKF; encoded by the coding sequence GTGAATTTTTGTATTTATAGTTCTGCTTATTTAGGGGTGACTCCTTATGTCATAGAAGTGGAAGTAGATATCAGTGCAGGACTTCCTACGTTTTCTATTGTCGGTTTAGGAGACACTGCAATTTTAGAAAGTCGTTATCGAGTGAAGACGGCTTTAAAAAATTCCGGTTATCTTCTTTCTCCAAAGAGAATTGTAATCAATTTGTCTCCGGCAGGTTTACGAAAAGAGGGGGCTCAGTATGATTTTCCTCTTGCTGTTACTTTAATGTATCTTTCCGGCTATTTGAAAGATCCTTACCAAAAATTAAAAAAATATTTATGGCTGGGAGAACTTTCCCTAAATGGAAAATTAAAATCAGTCAAAGGACTTATCAATACTGCAATTCTAGCAAAAGAAAAAGGATTTCAAGGAATCATCATTCCAAAGGATAATTTAGAAGAGGCAAGTCTCATTGAAGGAATTCAAGTGATTGCTCTTTCTTCTCTAAAAGAAGTGCAGGAGTTTCTATTAGACGAAGAAGAAAGAGATGACAGGCTATCGATTTCAGAAGAAGAATTTATCTTTCCTTATGATTTTTCAGAGGTGAAAGGGCAGTCTCACGCAAAAAGAGCCTTAGAAATTTCAGCAGCAGGAGGACATAATATTTTAATGATAGGAAGTCCCGGATCCGGAAAATCAATGTTAGCTAAGAGACTTCCTGGAATTTTACCTCCTATGAGTTTAGAAGAACGAATTGAGGCAACGAAATTATATAGTATTTCCGGAGAATTAGATGGGAAAAAACTTTCTTTACAAGAAAGACCTTTTCGGGCACCTCATCATACGACAACGGAAATTGCTATGATAGGGGGAGGAAAGAAAATGATGCCTGGAGAAATCAGTTTGGCATCCGGTGGAATTCTTCTTTTGGATGAGATGAATGAATTTAAAAAATCGGTCTTAGAAGCTTTAAGACAACCTTTAGAAGATAGAGTTGTTCGGATTACTAGAGCTTTATACCGCTTGGAATATCAAGCAGATACAATTTTAGTAGGAACATCCAATCCTTGTCCTTGTGGCTATGCTTTTGAAAATAATTGTCGTTGTACGGCAAGTGAGAAATATCATTATCAAAAGAAATTATCAGGACCGATTTTAGATCGGATTGATTTATATGTAGAGATGAGACGATTGACAGAAGAAGAGCTGTTAGCGGATAGAGAAGAAGAGAGTTCCAAAGAAATTAAAAAGAGAGTAATCTTAGCAAGGAAAATACAAGAAGAGAGATATGGCAATACTTTTCATACCAATGCCAAGATGACACAGGAAGAAAGAAAACAATACTGCTCTCTTTCGGAAGAGGATAAGGAATTTTTTAAAGTGGCTTTTGCGAAGTTAGAAATTTCTGCGAGAGGTTTCACAAAATTATTATCCGTTGCCAGAACGATTGCTGATTTAGCAGGCAGAGAAAAGATAGAGAGAGAAGATTTGTTAGAGGCTCTTTCCTATCGTCGCAAATTTTGA
- a CDS encoding DUF2273 domain-containing protein — protein MLEEYIARFVLHMSQSYRKYIGGFFGFLIGVLWLQFGFFPMLFVCLCAILGYKLGDLKIQKKIKRKILEKLKED, from the coding sequence ATGCTAGAAGAATACATTGCAAGATTTGTCTTACATATGAGCCAAAGTTATCGGAAATATATTGGGGGATTTTTTGGGTTTTTAATTGGAGTTTTATGGCTACAATTTGGGTTTTTTCCTATGTTGTTTGTCTGCCTTTGTGCGATCCTGGGATATAAATTAGGAGATTTAAAAATTCAAAAGAAAATCAAGAGAAAAATATTAGAAAAATTAAAAGAGGATTGA
- the nusB gene encoding transcription antitermination factor NusB codes for MTRREAREELFKWIFQTEIQGNSVEEAFEHSFLREEIEKDEVSKVFLERYRKGMVEHQEEVAEKIEAAMTDWDLPRIGYVEKSLLKIAVYEIYFEDLPVEIIVNEAVEIAKIYGDVKTHEFINGVLAKVIKMKK; via the coding sequence ATGACAAGACGAGAAGCAAGAGAAGAACTTTTTAAATGGATATTTCAAACAGAAATTCAAGGAAATTCAGTAGAAGAAGCCTTTGAGCATTCTTTTTTACGAGAAGAAATTGAAAAAGATGAAGTGAGTAAAGTATTTTTGGAACGATACCGAAAAGGAATGGTAGAACATCAAGAAGAAGTGGCAGAAAAAATTGAGGCTGCTATGACAGACTGGGACCTTCCAAGAATTGGTTATGTAGAGAAAAGTCTTTTAAAAATTGCTGTATATGAAATTTATTTTGAAGATCTTCCTGTTGAAATTATTGTAAACGAAGCAGTGGAAATTGCAAAGATATATGGGGATGTGAAAACTCATGAATTTATCAATGGAGTATTAGCAAAAGTTATCAAAATGAAAAAATAA
- the amaP gene encoding alkaline shock response membrane anchor protein AmaP codes for MGKKLLFFLAWLGIFCIGIFNIIYLVLPSLITRYISISSFMLETAILVLSVLYVLLAVYKLLTKFERNKDYQVETPNGTVVIAASTINKYVVEVLQKNFPVQSTKVRSYNKRSGILIDAKMDMVLSKNVADSIQEVQTKITEEVQDKLGIQIKKIKVHLSNMAVKEEAKVEVSEEEVK; via the coding sequence ATGGGTAAAAAACTTTTATTCTTTCTAGCTTGGCTAGGAATTTTTTGCATTGGAATTTTTAATATTATTTACCTAGTGCTTCCAAGTTTGATTACAAGATATATCAGTATTTCTTCTTTTATGTTAGAAACTGCTATCTTGGTATTGTCTGTATTGTATGTTCTTTTGGCGGTCTATAAATTGCTTACAAAATTTGAAAGAAATAAAGACTACCAAGTAGAAACTCCAAATGGAACGGTAGTGATTGCAGCTTCTACGATCAATAAATATGTGGTGGAAGTGTTACAAAAGAATTTTCCGGTACAAAGTACAAAAGTAAGAAGTTACAATAAAAGAAGTGGAATTTTGATTGATGCGAAGATGGATATGGTTTTAAGTAAAAACGTAGCAGATAGTATTCAAGAAGTACAAACAAAGATTACAGAAGAAGTACAGGATAAACTAGGGATTCAAATTAAGAAAATTAAAGTACATTTGAGTAATATGGCAGTAAAAGAGGAAGCAAAAGTGGAAGTTTCTGAAGAAGAGGTGAAGTAA
- a CDS encoding manganese efflux pump MntP family protein, producing MNFIAVFLIGVGLSMDAFAVSICQGLIQIGQNKKEMEKIAFTFGFFQFGMTFLGGMAGKILVPFVKNYEHIIPCIIFCGIAIFMLKEGWENRNNSCEAVSHLDSFKTLFLLGVATSIDALFIGITFALQVNYPLFWASILIGCTTFVISAFGYYFGKSFSNLSKNKAYYLGAFLLFALGIHSFIG from the coding sequence TTGAATTTCATTGCGGTATTTTTGATTGGAGTAGGTTTGTCAATGGATGCTTTTGCTGTTTCGATTTGTCAAGGCTTGATTCAAATAGGACAAAATAAAAAAGAGATGGAAAAAATAGCATTTACCTTTGGATTCTTTCAATTTGGGATGACATTTCTAGGTGGAATGGCAGGAAAAATTTTAGTTCCTTTTGTGAAAAACTATGAACATATCATTCCTTGCATTATCTTTTGTGGAATTGCGATATTTATGTTAAAAGAAGGTTGGGAAAATAGAAATAACTCTTGTGAAGCTGTGTCTCATTTAGATAGTTTTAAAACTCTATTTCTATTGGGAGTGGCAACAAGCATTGATGCTCTCTTTATAGGAATTACCTTTGCTTTACAAGTAAACTATCCCTTATTTTGGGCTTCCATTTTAATTGGTTGTACTACTTTTGTAATTTCTGCCTTCGGGTATTATTTTGGAAAATCATTTTCCAATCTATCAAAAAATAAAGCTTATTATCTAGGTGCTTTTCTTTTATTCGCTTTGGGAATTCATTCTTTTATAGGATAG